In the Malaclemys terrapin pileata isolate rMalTer1 chromosome 12, rMalTer1.hap1, whole genome shotgun sequence genome, one interval contains:
- the LOC128846141 gene encoding olfactory receptor 4D2-like, producing the protein MEKKNFTNPVTEFVLLGLTQSPELQQFLYVAFFIIYMNTWLGNFIIITTVISDHRLHTPMYFLLANLAFLDLSDSSVNTPKLLSGLLSQHKTISFYECILQMFFFHFIAGAMGFCLVGMAIDRCVAIYKPLRYLTIMNQRVCVGIMVLAWLGGLAHSAVQIGLLLQLPFCGPNVLDNFYCDVPQVIKLACTDTQLAELQMIFNNGAAIIIVFIILLVSYTAILVKIRTHITDGKQKALSTCGAQIIVVCLQIIPSIFIYARLFKNFTLNKVISVIYTAITPMLNPMIYTLRNAEMKKAIRRLMSRMLCSGKEINYVSIFQCPFVLKTRAGATI; encoded by the coding sequence ATGGAGAAGAAGaatttcaccaacccagtgacAGAATTTGTCCTCTTGGGCCTCACCCAGAGTCCTGAGCTGCAGCAATTCCTTTATGTGGCTTTCTTCATAATCTACATGAACACCTGGCTGGGAaacttcatcatcatcaccactgtGATCAGTGACCACCggctccacacccccatgtacttcctGCTGGCCAACTTGGCTTTCCTAGACCTCAGCGACTCATCAGTCAATACTCCAAAATTGCTATCAGGTCTCCTCTCACAGCATAAAACCATTTCGTTCTATGAGTGCATTCTCCAGATGTTTTTCTTCCACTTCATTGCTGGTGCTATGGGGTTTTGTCTTGTGGGGATGGCAATTGATCGGTGTGTGGCCATCTATAAACCACTGCGGTACTTGACTATCATGAACCAGCGTGTGTGcgtggggataatggtactggcATGGCTGGGTGGATTGGCCCACTCTGCTGTTCAGATTGGACTGCTCCTCCAGTTACCGTTCTGTGGGCCGAACGTCCTGGACAATTTTTACTGTGATGTCCCACAGGTGATCAAACTGGCCTGCACTGACACTCAGTTGGCTGAACTGCAGATGATCTTCAACAATGGAGCAGCGATTATAATAGTATTCATCATTCTGCTTGTTTCTTACACTGCCATCTTAGTCAAGATCAGGACACACATCACGGATGGGAAGCAGAAAGCTCTGTCCACCTGTGGAGCCCAGATTATTGTGGTATGTTTACAAATCATACCCAGCATCTTCATCTATGCTCGGCTCTTCAAGAACTTCACCCTGAATAAGGTGATCTCAGTCATTTACACTGCAATCACCCCAATGCTGAACCCGATGATCTACACGCTGAGAAATGCTGAGATGAAGAAGGCCATCAGGAGGCTGATGAGCAGAATGCTGTGCTCAGGGAAGGAGATAAATTATGTCTCTATCTTTCAATGTCCTTTTGTGTTAAAaaccagggctggcgcaaccatttag
- the LOC128846876 gene encoding olfactory receptor 14A16-like — MSNRTTMTEFLLLGFSDVRELQILHFVVFLVIYLAALVGNLLIITAVALDHHLHTPMYFFLMNLSILDIGFISVPVPKSMANSLMNTKSISYSGCVTQVFFFMFFAVTEYSILTVMAYDRYVAICQPLHYERVMNRRACVQMAASAWISVFVYAAVHTGNTFALSFCGGNMVDQFFCEIPQLLKLACSDTYRRETGVILFSTCLGFSCFVFIVVSYVKIFTTVLRIPSEQGRHKALSTCLPHLIVVSLFFFTVIFAYLKPTSSSTSVLDLMVPVLYCVMPPVMNPIIYSMRNKEIKAALRKLMAGRLFTKNELSIFRL; from the coding sequence ATGTCCAACCGAACCACCATGaccgagttccttctcctgggattctctgacgttcgggagctgcagattttgcactttgtgGTGTTTCTGGTAATTTACCTGGCAGCCCTGGTGGGGAATCTTCTCATCATCACAGCCGTAGCCCTCGACCACcatcttcacacccccatgtacttcttcctgatgaatttGTCCATTCTAGACATTGGCTTCATTTCTGTCCCAgtccccaaatccatggccaacTCCCTCATGAACACCAAGTCAATTTCTTATTCTGGATGTGTCACACAAGTCTTTTTCTTTATGTTCTTTGCTGTAACCGAGTACTCCATACTCACCGTCATGGCATACGACCGATACGTCGCCATCTGCCAACCATTGCACTATGAGAGAGTGATGAACaggagagcttgtgtccaaatggcagccagtgctTGGATAAGTGTTTTTGTCTATGCTGCAGTGCACACCGGGAACACGTTTGCACTATCCTTCTGTGGAGGCAACATGGTGGATCAGTttttctgtgaaatcccccagctcctcaagCTCGCCTGCTCTGACACATACCGCCGTGAAACTGGGGTTATTCTCTTTAGTACATGCTTAGGCTTcagctgctttgtttttataGTTGTGTCGTATGTTAAGATCTTCACCACagtgctgagaatcccctctgagcagggccggcataaaGCTCTAtccacctgcctccctcacctcattgtggtctcCTTGTTCTTCTTCACTGTAATCTTTGCCTAcctgaaacccacctccagctcaacATCAGTGCTGGATCTCATGGTGCCTGTTCTCTATTGTGTGATGCCTCCAGTGATGAATCCAatcatctacagcatgaggaacaaggagatcaaAGCTGCCCTGAGGAAACTCATGGCGGGGAGGTTATTCACCAAAAATGAACTGTCCATCTTTCGTCTTTGA